Within Bdellovibrio bacteriovorus HD100, the genomic segment AGGCATTTGCAATGGGGATTCCGGTGGTCCGGCCCTGATGCGCTATTCAGGCAAAGATTACGTCGTGGGTGTGGCATCGGCGATTTCCTGGACGGTGCCTGGCGAAGTCAAAGCCAGCCAGAAAAGCCAGTACATCGACAACAAAGACCTTTGCAAAGACAAATCCATCTACATGAATGTGATTAAATATCGCCAGTGGATTGATGATAATTCAAAGAAGCTTCTGTAAAAGCTGACGAATTCTTTCGCCCAGTTCTTTCGGGCTGTCGAACAAAACCCGGTGACTGGAAGAGGGCACTGTTTCAAAGTGGAACCCCGGAACCTCTTCCGTCAGACGACGGGACATCTCCAGGAACTTTTCATCACGCTCCCCGACCATCCAGATCAGCTTCTGGGTTTGTTTTTCCAGCAGACCACGCATGTTTTTCTGCTGCGCCAAAGACCACTGTGTCAGCGCCAGGCTCAACGTTTCGCGCGAGTATTCTTTTTCGGACCGCGATGGTTCAGCCTCGGCCCCGCCAAACACCGGCTGGGCGTTCCAGTTGCGCAAAACCATGTCCCACGGAGCCTTTAAAAATTCCTCAGCCCAATAGGAGTCATTCATCCAGCGCTGACGCCGTTCTTCAGAAATAGGATCAAAGGAATCGTGCATGTCGTTGAAGCCGGGATTGGTGGACACCAACATGACTTTGTAAAACAGAGCGGGCTTTTTTTCGAGCGCATGCAGCGCCAGACGACCACCCAAAGAATATCCGACCAAAACATTGCGGGCGGCACTGCCACCACCGTGAATTTCAACCCATCTGACAAAGTTTTCCGCCCAGGTCTCGAACGAATGTGTCGGCCCCAAGGAAAGCTCTTTGAAATAGTCTGGTGTAAAGATGCGCAGTCCTTCAGTTTGCGGAAGGTGCGCCTTTACAAGCGCCCAGTCCGTCGGTCTTCCGAGGAAGCCATGAAGGAAAAAGAGATTCACTCTTTCCACAATAAGTCGTACTCCTTCCAGAATTCCTGAGTGTGTTCCCAGTTAGGACTCAGCTCAATGATCTGATGGTCCGCCAGGTTCAACTCTTTGTTGTCTTCTGGAATAGTATGCCATTTGTCGTAGGACCAGTTCCACATCTTTGCCCACGATTCGAAAGAAATCTGGTGTTTGTTTATGAAAATCTCTTTCTTAAACATGCGGTGGAAAATCTGCCCTCCACCGTTGTTAATCACAACAACGCGGAATTTTTTCGCATCCAGTTGGGAAGTTACCCAAAGTGACGATAAATCATACAGTGCTGTTAAATCTCCAACAAGACACCAGTTTTCCAGCTCGGGGTGCGCCCAACCCAGGAATGTGGAGATTTGTCCGTCGATACCGTTGGCGCCACGATTGGCCGCCACACGCGCCGGAGGGAAGTCATGCGAAGAGCTGGAATCCCATTCACGGATCGGCAGCGAGTTTCCAAGATAAACCGACGAGCCCTTCATGCGTTTTGAAATCGCATAGATCATGCCCTGCTCAGAATCAGGGTATTTATCCAGCAGCTG encodes:
- a CDS encoding alpha/beta fold hydrolase; translated protein: MERVNLFFLHGFLGRPTDWALVKAHLPQTEGLRIFTPDYFKELSLGPTHSFETWAENFVRWVEIHGGGSAARNVLVGYSLGGRLALHALEKKPALFYKVMLVSTNPGFNDMHDSFDPISEERRQRWMNDSYWAEEFLKAPWDMVLRNWNAQPVFGGAEAEPSRSEKEYSRETLSLALTQWSLAQQKNMRGLLEKQTQKLIWMVGERDEKFLEMSRRLTEEVPGFHFETVPSSSHRVLFDSPKELGERIRQLLQKLL